The Chryseobacterium geocarposphaerae genome window below encodes:
- a CDS encoding low affinity iron permease family protein yields MKKNFFDHFADQAAYFAGSPGAFIGASLLVIIWAVTGPFFKFSEVWQMVINTGTTIVTFLMVFLIQKAQNKDSKAIQIKLNELVAAHENANNRIVDIEDLTEEELDQIHKFYENLRNSRNRDTSKEE; encoded by the coding sequence ATGAAAAAGAATTTTTTTGATCATTTTGCTGATCAGGCTGCATACTTTGCAGGAAGTCCGGGCGCATTCATTGGGGCAAGTCTACTGGTAATTATATGGGCTGTTACAGGACCATTTTTCAAATTTTCCGAAGTATGGCAAATGGTGATCAATACCGGGACAACCATTGTAACCTTCCTTATGGTATTTCTGATTCAGAAAGCACAGAATAAAGATTCAAAAGCAATCCAGATTAAACTGAACGAACTTGTTGCAGCACACGAAAATGCCAATAATCGTATTGTAGATATAGAAGATTTAACGGAGGAAGAACTGGATCAGATTCACAAATTTTATGAAAATCTGAGGAATTCTCGCAATAGAGATACCTCCAAAGAAGAATAA
- a CDS encoding NAD(P)/FAD-dependent oxidoreductase: MKKHIVIVGGGFAGINLVKSLVNDNRFIITLVDKNNYHFFPPLIYQVATSFIEASNISYPFRRLFSNYKNVQFYMGSLVRVIPETKTIETDNGKLDYDYLVLALGTESNFFGMENVQKCALPMKTIDEALYLRNYILLTLEEAARNKSIKEAQKLQNIVIAGGGPTGVELAGMIAEMGQYIAEKEYPEINRSFSNIYLIDALPVLLSPMSKIAQEAAYTKLQKLGVKIILNVAVKDYTDAKVILADGRVIETETLIWTSGVIGREVKGLPEESIGKGRRILVDAYNKVQGLDSVYAVGDICLQMTEETYPKGHPQLAQVAIQQGKNLGKNLKRIEDEKILVPFRYNDKGSMAIISKFNAVVDLPKFSFKGFPAWLTWLFIHIIPLVGFRNKIRLAFDWLRLFITNNPSIRLILRPKKSNT; encoded by the coding sequence ATGAAAAAGCACATTGTCATTGTTGGCGGAGGTTTTGCCGGGATTAATCTGGTGAAATCTTTGGTAAACGATAATAGATTTATAATAACATTAGTAGATAAGAATAATTACCATTTTTTTCCGCCGCTTATCTACCAGGTTGCCACTTCTTTCATTGAAGCTTCTAATATCAGCTATCCGTTCAGAAGACTGTTTTCCAACTACAAAAATGTACAATTTTATATGGGAAGTCTGGTAAGAGTAATTCCGGAGACAAAAACCATAGAAACAGATAACGGAAAACTGGATTACGATTATCTGGTTCTGGCATTAGGCACAGAATCTAATTTCTTTGGAATGGAAAATGTTCAGAAATGTGCATTGCCTATGAAAACAATTGATGAAGCGTTGTATCTGAGAAACTACATTCTGCTGACACTTGAAGAAGCGGCAAGGAATAAAAGTATTAAAGAAGCTCAAAAACTGCAGAATATAGTCATCGCCGGCGGTGGTCCTACCGGAGTGGAGCTTGCGGGAATGATCGCGGAAATGGGACAGTATATTGCGGAAAAAGAATATCCTGAAATTAACCGGAGTTTTTCCAATATCTATCTTATTGATGCTCTTCCGGTTTTGCTGTCTCCTATGAGTAAGATTGCACAGGAAGCCGCTTATACTAAATTGCAAAAATTGGGAGTTAAAATTATTTTAAATGTGGCTGTTAAAGACTATACCGATGCAAAAGTAATATTGGCAGACGGAAGGGTTATCGAAACAGAAACGTTAATCTGGACTTCAGGAGTAATCGGACGGGAAGTAAAAGGTCTCCCCGAGGAAAGTATAGGAAAGGGAAGAAGAATTTTGGTAGACGCATACAATAAAGTTCAGGGATTAGATAGTGTATATGCTGTAGGAGATATTTGCCTGCAAATGACAGAAGAAACATATCCTAAAGGTCACCCCCAGTTGGCACAAGTAGCCATTCAGCAAGGGAAAAATTTAGGAAAAAATTTGAAGAGAATTGAAGACGAAAAGATTTTAGTTCCTTTTAGGTATAATGATAAGGGAAGTATGGCAATTATTTCAAAATTCAATGCGGTTGTTGACCTTCCTAAATTTTCTTTTAAAGGGTTTCCGGCCTGGCTTACCTGGCTTTTTATTCATATTATTCCTTTGGTAGGCTTTCGTAATAAAATTCGATTGGCCTTTGATTGGTTAAGGCTTTTTATAACAAATAATCCTTCTATCAGGTTGATTTTAAGACCTAAAAAAAGTAATACTTAA
- a CDS encoding CheR family methyltransferase encodes MLEPNIIKDQEVEYLIHDVYEMYGYDFSGYSRASLKRRMNRICLLDRFTSFAELRYTIMNDPDYITRFVEEITVNVTEMFRDPLFFKALREDILPQLGTYPLIRIWIAGCSTGEEAYSIAILLKEAGLYHKSLIYGTDLNPSVLETARAGVFPLQQMKQYSENYMLSGGIKDFSTYYTANYDSVRFDKSLQEKLILSTHNLVSDSSFNSFQLIICRNVLIYFDRELQERVFNLFDNSLENLGFLALGAKETLRFSTIERNYHQVEEQKIWKKIDHH; translated from the coding sequence ATGCTGGAACCGAATATCATAAAAGATCAGGAGGTAGAATACCTTATTCATGATGTCTATGAGATGTATGGCTATGATTTTTCGGGCTACAGCAGAGCTTCCCTTAAAAGAAGAATGAACAGGATATGTCTCTTGGATAGGTTTACCAGCTTTGCCGAGCTTAGATACACGATCATGAATGATCCGGACTATATAACGCGTTTTGTAGAAGAAATCACTGTAAACGTCACAGAAATGTTCAGAGACCCTCTTTTTTTTAAAGCTTTAAGAGAAGATATATTACCGCAGCTTGGCACCTATCCGCTGATCAGGATATGGATTGCCGGTTGCTCAACAGGTGAAGAAGCCTATTCTATAGCCATTTTGCTGAAAGAAGCCGGGCTTTATCATAAATCTCTTATTTATGGTACGGACCTGAATCCTTCTGTTTTGGAAACTGCAAGAGCGGGTGTTTTTCCTTTGCAGCAGATGAAACAGTATTCTGAGAATTATATGCTTTCAGGAGGAATTAAAGATTTTTCTACGTATTATACCGCTAATTATGATAGTGTGAGGTTTGACAAAAGTTTACAGGAAAAACTGATTTTATCTACCCATAATTTGGTTTCGGACAGCTCTTTTAACAGCTTTCAACTGATTATTTGCAGAAATGTTTTGATTTATTTTGACAGGGAATTACAGGAAAGAGTTTTCAATTTGTTTGATAATAGCTTGGAAAATCTGGGATTTTTGGCGCTGGGAGCGAAAGAAACCCTTAGGTTTTCTACTATAGAGAGGAACTATCATCAGGTCGAAGAACAGAAAATCTGGAAAAAAATTGATCATCATTAA
- a CDS encoding response regulator — protein MPKKIIRNLQFGVGLSLLILIASSLASYWSIQNQMNHRENLSKSRLAMTAVKDVLVSLLDAETGNRGYQLTGREDFLEPYKRGMREYPKAMVRAESLGLDDKNQQDRLNSLKVSVNQVTDNLKYLVEQRRRGNIMTQQQIVTSKDYMDQCRKIVNDFVQYEESQLEIKNKDLNRSSNTTVLFILFSAIAAVVVTAFFYIKMRADLIRRDKLERMLKEKDQEMTRRVSAIQRIANRVANGDYTEKVVDNAGGDLGDLAESLNYMTESLKNSFEKINKSDWRQKGLALLNESLVGNKSVKEVSGKALKQLIEYGKCINGSLYLYDEGVLKLNKAFGLEANMKKTFEPGEGMVGQAFINAKTQVYNNLHEDDFVVTFASSTIKIYGIILLPIFADGHIIGILELGSTSNFEEDRIAYFEECCVNIGIALSAARGREKEQQLLEETQAQSEELMVQHSELENLNTELEAQTQKLQASEEELKVQQEELMQANVELEERSRLLEEKNHLIAERNNEIQKKVEELALSTKYKSEFLANMSHELRTPLNSILLLSRLMAENPEKNLNEDQVESAKVIQSSGTSLLTLIDEILDLAKIESGKMTLEYQDVYIEEVVKDLKSLFNPVFQEKRLPFKIQIEPDVQKVIEGDRLRIDQVLRNLLSNALKFTSQGSIDLHIRNHSEKPGFIIFSVKDTGVGIAKDKQKIIFEAFQQADGSTKRKFGGTGLGLSISREIAKLLGGELTLQSELNKGSEFSFIIPVNAVPENRQVETENDLVEIIREDVEEIQHILDETGIDTAQVSKLEIPEDVEDDRENIKDGDKVILIIEDDINFAKALLKYAHLQDYKGVVVVRGDQGLSAAQKFKPNAILLDVQLPVKDGWKVMDELKSHTETRHIPVHMMSVLHVKKESLMKGAVDFISKPVALDKMTDVFRKIEEALKKGPQKVLIVEENAKHASALSYYLSNFNISLSVEHNVEDSVKALTSNQADCVILDIGSLKGNKYQVIESIKSYEGLENLPIIIFTEHNLSKEEELKIKQYADSIVVKTAHSYQRILDEVGLFLHLVEEKKNSAESTRGKALGSLTEVLSGKKVLITDDDVRNIFSLTKALEKYKVDVIVAMDGKHALQQLRDNPDIDVILMDMMMPEMDGYESIMEIRKIPAFKKLPIIAVTAKSMIGDREKCLNAGASDYISKPVDIDQLLSLLRVWLYES, from the coding sequence ATGCCAAAAAAAATTATACGAAATCTCCAGTTTGGAGTAGGCCTTTCACTATTGATTTTGATAGCCAGTTCACTTGCTTCCTACTGGAGCATCCAGAACCAGATGAATCATCGGGAGAATCTTTCCAAAAGCAGGTTGGCAATGACGGCGGTGAAAGATGTTTTGGTATCCTTACTGGATGCGGAAACAGGAAACCGAGGCTATCAGCTGACCGGAAGAGAAGATTTTCTTGAGCCTTACAAGAGGGGCATGAGAGAATATCCTAAAGCTATGGTTCGCGCAGAATCATTGGGCCTGGATGATAAGAACCAGCAGGACAGGCTTAATAGCTTAAAAGTTTCAGTTAATCAGGTAACAGATAATCTGAAATATTTGGTTGAACAGAGGCGGAGAGGTAATATAATGACTCAGCAGCAAATCGTTACGAGTAAAGATTATATGGACCAGTGTCGTAAAATTGTCAATGATTTTGTACAGTATGAAGAAAGCCAGCTTGAAATTAAAAATAAAGATCTAAACCGTTCATCCAATACTACTGTTCTTTTCATTCTTTTTTCTGCTATAGCTGCTGTGGTAGTCACTGCATTCTTCTATATTAAAATGAGAGCGGATCTTATCAGAAGAGATAAACTGGAAAGAATGCTCAAGGAAAAAGACCAGGAAATGACACGTCGTGTAAGTGCTATCCAGAGGATTGCCAATAGAGTAGCTAACGGTGATTATACCGAAAAGGTTGTTGATAATGCAGGAGGCGACCTTGGCGATCTTGCAGAATCTCTCAATTACATGACCGAATCTTTAAAAAATTCTTTTGAAAAAATTAATAAAAGTGACTGGCGTCAAAAAGGGCTCGCTTTACTCAATGAATCTCTTGTTGGGAACAAATCTGTGAAAGAAGTTTCCGGTAAGGCTTTAAAACAATTGATAGAGTATGGTAAATGTATCAATGGTTCTTTGTATTTGTATGATGAAGGCGTTTTAAAACTTAATAAAGCATTTGGGTTGGAAGCCAATATGAAAAAGACTTTCGAGCCGGGAGAAGGAATGGTTGGCCAGGCTTTTATTAACGCTAAAACCCAGGTCTATAATAATCTTCATGAAGATGATTTTGTCGTAACTTTTGCCAGCAGTACGATCAAAATCTATGGAATTATATTGCTCCCAATCTTTGCAGACGGGCACATAATAGGCATTTTAGAGCTTGGATCCACTTCTAACTTTGAAGAAGACAGAATTGCCTATTTTGAAGAATGTTGTGTAAACATCGGAATTGCACTGAGCGCCGCAAGAGGCAGGGAAAAAGAACAGCAGCTGTTGGAAGAAACCCAGGCTCAGTCTGAAGAGCTTATGGTTCAACATTCCGAACTCGAGAATCTGAATACGGAACTGGAAGCTCAGACTCAGAAACTTCAGGCTTCGGAAGAGGAATTAAAAGTACAGCAGGAAGAACTGATGCAGGCAAATGTTGAGCTGGAAGAACGTTCAAGATTGCTGGAAGAAAAAAATCATCTGATTGCAGAACGTAATAATGAAATTCAGAAAAAAGTAGAGGAGCTGGCTTTAAGCACCAAATATAAGTCTGAATTCTTAGCCAATATGTCGCATGAATTGCGTACACCTCTGAATTCGATCCTTCTTTTATCAAGATTAATGGCCGAAAACCCGGAAAAAAATCTTAATGAAGACCAGGTAGAATCAGCTAAAGTTATTCAGAGCTCAGGAACAAGTTTGTTAACCTTGATTGATGAAATTCTTGATTTGGCCAAGATAGAATCCGGTAAGATGACTCTTGAATATCAGGATGTGTATATTGAAGAGGTGGTTAAAGATTTGAAAAGTCTTTTCAATCCTGTATTTCAGGAAAAACGTCTTCCGTTTAAGATTCAGATTGAACCCGATGTTCAAAAGGTTATTGAGGGAGACCGCCTTCGTATCGATCAGGTATTAAGAAATCTTTTGTCCAACGCTTTAAAATTTACATCCCAAGGAAGTATTGATTTACACATCAGAAACCATTCTGAAAAACCTGGGTTTATCATTTTCTCTGTGAAAGATACTGGAGTAGGGATTGCAAAAGACAAACAGAAAATCATCTTTGAAGCATTCCAGCAGGCGGATGGATCTACAAAAAGAAAATTCGGAGGTACCGGATTAGGATTATCAATAAGCCGCGAAATAGCAAAACTTCTCGGAGGCGAACTTACTTTGCAGAGTGAGCTTAATAAAGGAAGTGAATTCAGCTTTATTATTCCTGTGAATGCTGTACCTGAAAACAGGCAGGTTGAAACAGAAAATGATTTGGTAGAGATTATCCGTGAGGATGTTGAAGAAATTCAACATATACTTGATGAAACCGGAATAGACACAGCTCAGGTAAGTAAGCTTGAAATTCCTGAAGATGTAGAGGACGACAGAGAAAATATTAAGGATGGGGATAAAGTAATTCTGATTATCGAAGATGATATCAATTTTGCGAAAGCTTTATTAAAATATGCCCATTTACAGGATTATAAAGGTGTTGTTGTGGTAAGAGGAGATCAAGGGCTTTCAGCTGCTCAGAAGTTTAAGCCAAATGCCATCTTATTGGATGTTCAGCTTCCTGTAAAAGACGGATGGAAGGTGATGGATGAGCTAAAATCTCATACAGAGACCAGACATATTCCGGTGCATATGATGTCTGTTTTGCACGTTAAAAAAGAAAGCCTCATGAAAGGTGCGGTTGACTTCATCAGTAAACCGGTAGCTCTTGATAAAATGACCGATGTATTTAGAAAAATTGAAGAAGCTTTAAAAAAGGGCCCTCAAAAAGTTCTTATTGTTGAAGAAAATGCCAAACATGCCAGTGCATTATCTTATTATCTGAGTAATTTTAATATTTCTCTTTCTGTAGAGCACAATGTAGAAGACAGTGTCAAAGCGTTGACTTCCAATCAAGCTGATTGCGTTATTCTTGACATCGGAAGCTTAAAAGGAAATAAATACCAGGTAATAGAATCCATAAAAAGTTATGAAGGCTTGGAGAATCTTCCGATTATTATTTTTACGGAACACAATTTATCAAAAGAAGAAGAATTGAAAATAAAACAATATGCTGACTCTATTGTGGTAAAAACGGCGCACTCTTATCAAAGAATCTTAGATGAGGTGGGATTATTCTTACATTTGGTAGAAGAGAAAAAAAACTCCGCTGAGAGTACCAGAGGAAAAGCTCTGGGATCTCTGACGGAAGTGCTAAGCGGGAAAAAAGTTCTCATCACAGATGATGATGTAAGAAATATCTTTTCTTTGACCAAAGCGCTGGAAAAATATAAAGTTGACGTTATTGTAGCAATGGATGGAAAGCATGCGCTTCAGCAGCTCCGTGACAATCCGGATATAGATGTTATTTTAATGGATATGATGATGCCTGAAATGGATGGCTATGAATCCATTATGGAAATCAGGAAAATACCGGCATTCAAAAAGCTGCCTATTATCGCGGTGACTGCTAAGTCCATGATTGGAGATCGTGAAAAATGTCTTAATGCAGGAGCTTCAGATTATATTTCAAAGCCGGTAGATATTGATCAGCTTTTGTCATTGCTTCGAGTATGGTTATATGAAAGTTAA
- a CDS encoding NUDIX hydrolase has protein sequence MENKIIDKVALISISDKKVLTALSKLKSKLYLPGGKREPNESDTECLKREIMEELNVEIKEDSIRYFDTFEAPADGKDEDILVRMTCYFAEYSGTLQASSEIESFEWIDFKDRHRTSAVVALILDRLKSLDLISSS, from the coding sequence ATGGAAAATAAAATTATTGATAAAGTAGCATTGATCAGCATTTCTGACAAAAAAGTTCTTACCGCACTTTCCAAACTGAAATCAAAACTCTATTTACCGGGTGGCAAAAGAGAGCCCAATGAGTCTGATACTGAATGCCTGAAAAGAGAAATCATGGAGGAGCTCAACGTTGAAATCAAAGAAGATTCGATACGCTATTTTGATACCTTTGAAGCTCCGGCTGATGGTAAAGATGAAGATATTCTGGTAAGAATGACATGCTATTTTGCAGAGTATTCAGGTACACTTCAAGCTTCAAGCGAGATAGAATCTTTTGAATGGATCGATTTTAAAGACCGTCATAGAACCTCAGCGGTTGTTGCTCTTATATTGGACCGGTTAAAAAGTCTGGATCTGATCAGCTCTTCTTAA
- a CDS encoding response regulator codes for MNKKILIVDDDPRNIFALKLTLKARGYAVETCTMAQEAFDILKSEYDFSVILMDMMMPEIDGYEAVRIIRNTPEIKDIPIIAVTAQAMPEDRQKCIEVGANDYISKPIDVDLLLTAIEKFI; via the coding sequence ATGAATAAGAAAATTTTAATAGTGGATGATGATCCACGTAATATATTTGCTTTAAAGCTAACCCTTAAGGCGCGTGGTTATGCCGTTGAAACTTGTACAATGGCTCAGGAAGCTTTTGATATTCTGAAGTCTGAATACGATTTTTCTGTTATTTTGATGGATATGATGATGCCCGAAATAGATGGCTATGAAGCCGTCAGAATCATAAGAAACACTCCTGAAATCAAAGATATTCCCATTATTGCAGTGACTGCACAGGCAATGCCTGAAGACCGTCAGAAATGTATTGAAGTGGGTGCGAATGATTATATCTCAAAGCCCATTGATGTAGATCTTTTATTAACTGCGATAGAAAAATTTATCTAA
- a CDS encoding lmo0937 family membrane protein has translation MRSILWLVAVICIAVWLLGMLGVIPGISTGYLVHILLVIAIIVVLYNIITGRKPLD, from the coding sequence ATGAGAAGTATATTATGGTTAGTAGCAGTCATTTGTATTGCTGTATGGCTTTTAGGAATGTTAGGCGTAATACCGGGGATAAGTACAGGATATTTGGTACACATATTACTGGTAATTGCTATAATTGTGGTTTTATATAATATCATTACTGGTAGAAAACCTCTGGATTAA
- a CDS encoding MDR/zinc-dependent alcohol dehydrogenase-like family protein, which yields MSAVRRGGIVSVLGVYPVNYDNFKLGQIFDKGITVKAGQCNVHAIIDQLMDHVVNGRVKLDDIITHRLSLDEVAKGYEIFDKKLDGCVKVVLDPWKD from the coding sequence ATGAGTGCTGTAAGACGTGGCGGAATTGTTTCTGTTCTTGGTGTGTATCCTGTTAATTACGACAATTTCAAATTGGGACAGATATTTGACAAAGGAATTACGGTTAAAGCAGGACAATGTAATGTTCATGCCATTATCGACCAGTTGATGGATCATGTGGTAAATGGACGTGTAAAGCTGGATGATATTATAACGCACAGACTGTCATTGGATGAGGTGGCCAAAGGATATGAAATATTCGATAAAAAGCTGGATGGTTGTGTCAAAGTAGTTCTTGATCCCTGGAAAGATTAA
- a CDS encoding hybrid sensor histidine kinase/response regulator encodes MILIVDDNQSNLYSLQKLLESKDFKVETAGSGEEALGKALKNDYALIILDVQMPDMDGFEVAESLSGYSKTKDIPIIFLSAVNTDKKFITRGYASGAKDYVTKPVDPEILLLKVKTFYNLQEQNIAMKKTQQNLELEVKGRRESQVTMKSQIDHFHLMLESLPQIAFTLNEDGIVDFVNGKWYQYSENEQNFPESHPDDANIREEFERCKRKGKALELEVRIKNIRSLDYRYHLLRVTPVYDEDRIKNWVGTFTDIDDQKKIEKEKDEFLSIASHELKTPLTSIKAYVQLLERKLKLDKESSEAGFVTKLQGQIEKLNALITDLLDVSKIENGKLKINKKPVNLESVISNAIDTIQQTHEERKVKIEREGVKPDILIPLDEIRIEQVLINFLTNAIKYSPHNNQVIITTFVDEEAQEVRVSVTDFGIGIPDFKQDAVFKKFYRVEESSLQFQGMGIGLFICSEIIKQHHGTVGVSSVLNEGSTFYFTLPLN; translated from the coding sequence ATGATTTTAATTGTTGATGACAATCAAAGTAACCTGTATTCTCTACAAAAATTACTTGAATCCAAGGATTTCAAAGTTGAAACAGCCGGTTCCGGTGAAGAGGCACTAGGTAAAGCATTAAAAAACGATTATGCTTTAATTATTTTAGATGTTCAGATGCCGGACATGGATGGTTTTGAAGTGGCAGAATCATTATCAGGATATAGCAAAACAAAAGATATTCCCATTATATTTCTGTCTGCTGTAAACACGGATAAAAAATTTATCACACGTGGTTATGCCTCCGGAGCCAAAGACTATGTGACCAAGCCCGTAGATCCGGAAATACTTTTACTGAAGGTAAAAACTTTCTATAATCTCCAGGAGCAGAATATCGCTATGAAAAAAACGCAGCAGAACCTTGAGCTGGAAGTGAAAGGAAGAAGGGAATCGCAGGTCACGATGAAATCTCAGATCGATCATTTCCATTTAATGCTTGAATCTCTTCCCCAGATTGCATTTACACTCAATGAAGACGGAATTGTTGATTTTGTGAATGGTAAATGGTATCAGTATTCAGAAAACGAACAGAATTTCCCGGAAAGTCATCCTGATGATGCTAATATTAGAGAAGAATTTGAAAGATGTAAAAGAAAAGGAAAAGCTCTTGAGCTGGAGGTTAGAATCAAAAATATTAGATCTCTTGATTATCGCTATCATTTGTTGAGAGTAACTCCGGTATACGATGAAGACCGGATTAAAAATTGGGTCGGAACTTTTACGGATATTGATGACCAGAAGAAGATAGAAAAAGAAAAAGATGAATTTTTAAGTATTGCAAGTCATGAATTAAAAACTCCTTTAACCAGCATTAAAGCCTATGTACAGCTCTTAGAAAGAAAGCTGAAGCTTGATAAAGAAAGTTCAGAAGCCGGATTTGTAACCAAGCTTCAGGGGCAGATTGAAAAGTTAAATGCGCTCATTACAGATTTGCTGGATGTGTCCAAAATTGAAAACGGAAAATTAAAGATTAATAAAAAGCCCGTAAACCTGGAAAGTGTTATCAGTAATGCTATTGATACCATTCAGCAAACCCATGAGGAACGAAAAGTGAAGATTGAACGCGAAGGGGTGAAGCCGGATATTTTAATTCCTTTGGATGAAATTCGTATAGAACAGGTACTGATCAATTTTCTGACGAATGCAATAAAGTATTCTCCCCACAACAATCAGGTGATTATTACAACTTTTGTGGATGAAGAAGCACAGGAGGTAAGAGTGAGTGTAACCGACTTTGGAATCGGAATTCCTGACTTTAAACAGGATGCCGTATTTAAAAAGTTTTATCGTGTGGAAGAATCTTCACTCCAGTTTCAGGGAATGGGTATAGGATTGTTCATCTGTTCCGAAATCATTAAACAACATCATGGGACTGTTGGGGTCTCCAGCGTTTTAAATGAGGGCTCTACCTTTTATTTCACCTTACCATTAAATTAG
- a CDS encoding SDR family NAD(P)-dependent oxidoreductase translates to MERKNQYALITGATSGIGYELAKLFAKNGYDLVIVARNHDELKEKADEFKSFGGNVITMAKNLFLQDDAFSLYSELKLNGISPEILVNDAGQGVYGKFQETDIHREVDIINLNIVSVIILTKLFLKDRLPTGFGKILNLASLASKAPGPWHSVCHGTKAFVLSWSEAIREELIDSGITVTALLPGPTDTDFFNKADMNESKILEDPDNLASPEEVALDGYNALMNGDDKVISGFKNKLSVAMTNISTDSMAAHRMGEMQKPVNKT, encoded by the coding sequence ATGGAACGTAAAAATCAATATGCCCTTATTACAGGAGCAACCAGCGGAATTGGCTATGAATTGGCAAAGTTATTTGCAAAAAATGGGTACGACCTTGTAATTGTTGCCCGTAATCATGATGAACTAAAAGAAAAAGCAGATGAGTTCAAAAGTTTTGGAGGCAACGTAATCACAATGGCCAAAAATCTTTTCCTGCAGGATGATGCCTTTTCATTGTATTCGGAACTGAAACTAAACGGAATCAGTCCGGAAATTCTTGTTAATGATGCTGGTCAGGGCGTATATGGCAAGTTTCAGGAAACGGATATTCATCGGGAGGTTGATATTATTAATTTAAACATTGTTTCTGTTATTATACTGACTAAACTATTTTTAAAAGACCGGTTGCCAACGGGATTTGGAAAAATCCTTAATCTCGCTTCACTAGCCAGTAAAGCTCCGGGACCATGGCATTCGGTATGTCATGGGACAAAAGCATTTGTTTTATCGTGGTCTGAAGCCATTAGAGAAGAACTGATCGACTCAGGTATTACCGTTACAGCATTATTGCCAGGTCCTACAGATACTGATTTCTTTAATAAAGCTGATATGAATGAAAGTAAAATTTTGGAAGATCCGGATAACCTTGCTTCCCCTGAAGAGGTAGCCCTTGATGGATATAATGCCCTTATGAATGGTGATGATAAGGTAATCTCAGGATTTAAAAACAAATTATCTGTAGCTATGACCAATATATCCACAGACAGTATGGCAGCACACAGAATGGGAGAAATGCAGAAGCCTGTTAACAAGACATAA
- a CDS encoding response regulator — protein MENKKILIFDDDAAILEVVTIIFEENGYEVRISETSHDILEKVAECRPDVILMDNWIPKIGGVEATKILKNNEEFKHIPVIYMTANNNIAALASEALADDYISKPFDLDDLEEKVAKYIIEQV, from the coding sequence ATGGAGAATAAGAAAATTTTAATATTTGATGATGATGCTGCTATTTTAGAAGTAGTTACTATCATCTTTGAAGAAAATGGCTACGAAGTCAGGATTTCGGAGACTTCACACGATATTCTTGAAAAAGTAGCTGAATGTAGACCGGATGTTATTTTAATGGATAACTGGATTCCGAAGATCGGAGGCGTGGAAGCTACCAAAATCCTTAAAAACAATGAAGAATTTAAGCATATTCCGGTAATCTACATGACAGCAAATAATAATATTGCTGCTCTGGCATCGGAAGCTTTGGCAGATGATTATATTTCAAAACCTTTTGATCTGGATGATCTTGAAGAAAAAGTAGCAAAATATATCATAGAACAAGTATAA
- a CDS encoding chemotaxis protein CheB, producing the protein MESQGTIELIVIGGSAGSLQVIIQMIKNLDDTVDIPIVLVVHRKAQSGDILRTLLEQFTRKPVVEVEDKTEIKNNVIYIVPADYHLLFESKKYMSLDSSEKMNYSRPSIDVTFRSAAEIYGKNMIGILLSGANADGTEGLSYIKKYKGKIWIQDPETAEVDYMPKHAMEEIDYDLIIRPDSLANDINQL; encoded by the coding sequence TTGGAATCACAGGGTACCATAGAGTTAATTGTTATCGGAGGATCAGCAGGGAGTTTGCAGGTCATTATACAAATGATCAAAAATCTTGATGACACAGTAGATATTCCCATTGTACTGGTTGTTCATCGCAAAGCACAATCTGGTGATATTTTGCGTACCTTGCTGGAGCAGTTTACAAGAAAACCGGTTGTTGAAGTTGAGGACAAAACTGAGATTAAGAATAATGTCATATATATTGTTCCCGCAGACTATCATTTGCTGTTTGAAAGCAAAAAATATATGTCATTGGACAGTTCGGAGAAAATGAATTATTCCCGTCCTTCCATTGATGTTACTTTTAGAAGTGCGGCAGAAATTTATGGAAAAAATATGATAGGAATTCTTTTATCAGGGGCAAATGCTGATGGAACCGAAGGATTGAGCTACATAAAAAAGTATAAAGGAAAAATCTGGATCCAGGATCCTGAAACAGCAGAAGTGGATTATATGCCTAAGCATGCCATGGAAGAAATTGATTATGATCTCATCATAAGACCGGATAGTTTAGCGAATGATATCAATCAATTATAA